In Flavobacteriales bacterium TMED191, the DNA window CACTTTTTGGGGAAAGATGGGCGCAATCAGGACTAATACTTAAATACTTTAGTGTATTTGTATTGATGAAAAATATTTATTCACCAATAAGCCACATAGGTGATATTTTGAATAAACAAAAAATACTATTGTTTTTTAACATAAGCCTATTTTCATTTCAATTAATTGCATTTTATTTTTTAAAAGAATATAACGATATTAAAGTCGCATTATTAACAGCATCCATTTTTGGAGCTATTCATTATCTTATTTTAAATGCATATATGAAAAGTGAATTAAAAAAATTAATATGAAAAAATTATTAAAGGGAATTTTTATGTTCTTTGATAACTCTCTATTTAGATTGTGGGTTAAAGCTGCATATCCTCAATACAAAAGACAAAGAAATGGGTATATGTATAATTTTGAGGTAATTAGAAGGTACTTTTTTATGCAAAAAATAATTGGGTTTAATCGAAATATTCCCTGGCCAGTTGATTTTAGAAGTAAAATTATGGGAGTAGAATATATACAAAAAGGTATTATGTGTGATCCAGGAGATAACATAGGTATTTACATCAATGCATATGGTGGATTACAATTAGGCAATAATGTTAATATTGGACAAAACACTACCATAACAACTACAAATCACAATATTTACGATCACAGGAAAATTAGTAACAAAAAAGGCATTATAATTGGGGATAATGTTTGGATTGGCGCAAACTGTTGTATTGTAGCTGGCATAAAAATAGGAGATAACGTAACAATTGGGGCTGGATGCACCATTAGACAAAATATCCCTTCAAATAGTCTTGTTATCCAAGCCGAAAATTGTATTGCAATAAATCAAAAAAAAGCATATCAATGGGATTGTCTTAAAGAAGATTTGCTTTAATATCATCTTTTTTTAGTAAATTTCTAAAATAAATATAATAACCCTCTAACATTTTAAACATGAAAAAAACATTACTAATTTCCTTATCTATATTATTTGGACTGTCTAATTATGCCCAAATAAACATAAAACATAT includes these proteins:
- a CDS encoding acyltransferase encodes the protein MKKLLKGIFMFFDNSLFRLWVKAAYPQYKRQRNGYMYNFEVIRRYFFMQKIIGFNRNIPWPVDFRSKIMGVEYIQKGIMCDPGDNIGIYINAYGGLQLGNNVNIGQNTTITTTNHNIYDHRKISNKKGIIIGDNVWIGANCCIVAGIKIGDNVTIGAGCTIRQNIPSNSLVIQAENCIAINQKKAYQWDCLKEDLL